A stretch of Hydractinia symbiolongicarpus strain clone_291-10 chromosome 9, HSymV2.1, whole genome shotgun sequence DNA encodes these proteins:
- the LOC130656767 gene encoding uncharacterized protein LOC130656767: MVEKQRADTLYAKRRIDKPKKEYKNFARKIYQRSSTGIASCLSNILQEIKGQKVNCDLVVCMVLQKRQSWDEKFDSHGHSKQKYFVSNDSITDWESSLKQYRSNPVEAVTNPYCNLFDSMEDERILSLEEQLNILSSIPNHHKWMWPGKKVHSLRFEQRFSNSSRWFPGSPRSRIIQAIYNDDETSVVIPCLQNILGEKVCFNYKPKRKSQKPKPKKCRAGGNLCEALGISREEARAIHEGVFMKEFWKKWVHLSSTVNVNVNRMDASRDSDQDNQVDNVNESTASVDVVNNNNDRELENQVGVSTENFNDTVVAESGNGLENEVNLTSQLRQSLYAYFCGELFRRGTIAWRVSTELESVMLMNAYHCESGDFLPYVFVHVSVNLIDEQYVYSCTCLTFSTNLSPYDGLISTCCHCRLLKESMSNKISSLFINMSKVEDAKRLHQVEVLQLASKSGVDRFSVTVNGIDAELVTLFYSTGTGKTVVKCHSSKCQREQGSCRDVKRLFNNATLCPHLSVFQSFYSQQVRLSCEGLDDDNEDEDDMTDGLDEEDCTLMAAEWEKSI, from the exons ATGGTAGAGAAACAACGTGCTGATACTCTATACGCAAAGAGACGAATTG ATAAGCCGAAgaaagaatacaaaaattttgcAAGGAAAATCTATCAGCGTTCTTCCACTGGTATTGCTTCTTGTTTGTCAAATATCCTTCAAGAAATAAAAGGGCAAAAAGTCAATTGTGATCTTGTTGTGTGCATGGTTTTACAGAAACGACAAAGCTGGGATGAAAAGTTTGACTCTCATGGACATAGCAAACAAAA GTATTTTGTTTCAAATGACAGCATAACAGATTGGGAATCCTCTCTGAAGCAATATAGATCTAATCCAGTTGAAGCTGTCACAAATCCTTACTGTAACTTATTCGACTCAATGGAAGATGAAAGGATTTTATCCTTGGAGGAGCAGCTGAATATTTTATCATCTATTCCTAATCATCACAAATGGATGTGGCCTGGAAAAAAAGTACATAGTTTGAGGTTTGAGCAGCGCTTTTCTAATAGCTCACGCTGGTTTCCTGGCTCACCAAGAAGCCGTATTATTCAAGCAATATACAATGACGACGAAACAAGTGTGGTAATTCCTTGTCTGCAAAATATCCTTGGTGAAAAAGTTTGTTTCAATTATAAACCAAAGAGAAAAAGTCAGAAACCAAAGCCAAAAAAATGTAGGGCTGGTGGTAATCTATGTGAAGCATTGGGAATCTCTAGGGAAGAG GCTCGAGCTATTCATGAAGGAGTTTTCATGAAGGAGTTTTGGAAGAAATGGGTTCATTTGTCTTCAACAGTG aatgtGAATGTTAATCGTATGGATGCAAGTAGGGACAGTGACCAAGATAATCAA GTTGACAATGTTAATGAATCTACAGCTTCTGTTGATGTTGTGAACAACAACAATGATAGGGAATTGGAGAACCAA gTAGGCGTTTCAACTGAAAATTTCAATGACACGGTTGTAGCAGAATCTGGAAACGGATTGGAG aaTGAAGTAAATTTAACTAGCCAACTCAGGCAGTCACTTTACGCCTATTTTTGTGGTGAATTGTTCAGACGTGGAACGATTGCCTGGCGTGTGTCGACAGAACTGGAATCAGTAATGTTAATGAATGCATATCATTGTGAATCTGGAGATTTTTTG CCCTATGTGTTTGTTCACGTCTCTGTCAACCTCATCGATGAGCAATACGTTTACAGTTGTACTTGTTTGACATTTTCAACGAATCTATCACCTTATGATGGTTTAATATCCACTTGCTGTCATTGCAGACTGTTGAAGGAGAGCATGAGTAACaaaatttcgtcactttttATCAATATGTCAAAAGTTGAGGATGCGAAACGGTTGCACCAAGTCGAAGTCTTGCAACTTGCTTCTAAATCAGGTGTCGATAGGTTTTCTGTAACGGTGAATGGTATTGATGCGGAATTAGTTACGTTATTCTATTCGACTGGAACTGGGAAAACTGTTGTAAAATGTCATTCGTCCAAATGTCAACGTGAACAAGGTTCGTGTAGAGATGTCAAACGTCTGTTCAACAATGCTACCCTCTGTCCACATTTATCCGTATTTCAATCGTTTTATTCACAACAAGTTCGTCTGTCGTGTGAAGGTTTAGATGACgataatgaagatgaagacGACATGACTGACGGTTTAGATGAAGAGGATTGCACACTCATGGCAGCTGAG tgggaaaaaagtATTTGA